Part of the Kitasatospora sp. NBC_01266 genome, CGCGGGCCACCACCAGGGCGGAGAGGTTGCCCGCCGAGCCGCCGGAGACGAAGGTGCCGCCGGCCGTCTCGGGCAGCCCCGCGCGGTCGGCTATCAGGCGCAGCACCTGGTTCTCGGCCGCGATCGCGCCGGCCGCCTCCAGCCAGGAGATGCCCTGCAGCGAGGCGCAGGAGACCACCATGTCGAAGAGCAGCGCGGCCTTGGTCGGGGCGCACGGGATGAAGGAGAGGTAGCGCGGGCTGTCCGCGGAGATCACCGCGCGGGACAGCTCGTGGTCGTAGAGCTTGAGCACGTCGGCGGGGGCGTTGCCGTGCTCGTTCAGCAGCCCGGCCAGGTGGGCGCGCAGCTGCTCGCCGTCGCCGGGGTGGTCCAGCGGCACCGGGTCGTACTGCAGGCGCTCGCGCATGTAGCCGAAGACCAGGTCGACGAGCTCGTTGTCGGGCTGGTGCATGCGGTGCGGGACGGCGGCGGTCACGGGGGCTCCTTAGGCTCAGGACTCAAGATCAGCCTAGGCAGCGAGCACGGTCGTACGCGCGTCCGAATGCGCCGGTTCGGGCAGCTTTCGAGCGTCTTCGGGCCGCCCGGCGCAGGAATCCTGCGCCGCTCCCGCAGGGCTCAGCCGATCAGCCGGGAGAGCACCACCGAGCTGCGGCTGCGCTGCACGCCGGGCTCGCGGCGGATCCGCTCGATCACCGCCTCCAGGTGCTTGGTGTCGGAGGCCCGCAGGTGGACCAGCGCGTCCGGGTCGCCGGTCACCGTCCAGGCCGCGACCACCTCGGGGAACTGCCGCAGGCTGGCCAGGATCTCCTCGGGTCCGGTGCGGGCCCGGCAGTAGATCTCCACGAAGGCCTCGGTCTGCCAGCCGAGCAGCTCGGGGTCGAGCACCACGGTGAAGCCGCGCACCACCCCGCGCGAGCGCAGCCGGTCGATCCGGCGGCGCACGGCGGTGGCGGAGAGGTTGGCGAGCAGGCCGATCTCGGCGTACGAGGCCCGCCCGTCCCGGCCCAGGTGGGCCAGCAGCAGGCGGTCGGTCTCATCCAGGGAGACACCGCCCACCTCGGGCGATCGGCTCATGCTCATGGCGGTGCGGTCTCCACGGCTCGGGGTCGGGGGCGGCTCGGGGTCGGGCGGAACGTTCCGCCCGCCGCCCCATTCTCCCGGACCGCGCTGCTCAGTCCACCAGCAGCACGATCTTGCCCCGGGTCCGGCCCTCGGCACTGAGCTGCTGCGCGGAGGCCGCCTGCGCCAGCGGGAAGGTGCACGCGACGGTGACGGCGAGCCGGCCGGCGTCCACCAGATCGGCCAGCGCCGCCAGGTCGGCGGCGTCCGGGCGGACGAAGACGTAGTGGCCGCCGAAGCCGAGCACCGACCCGTCCGCGATCGAGGCGATCCGGCCCTGCTGCTTGACCAGTTGCTGGGAGGCGTGCACCGCCTGGCCGCCGACCAGGTCGAAGGCCGCGTCGACGCCGTCCGGCGCCAGCGCCCGGACCCGCTCCACCAGTCCGTCGCCGTACTGCACCGGCTCGGCGCCCAGCGAGCGCAGGTAGGCGTGGTTGTGCTCGCCCGCCGTGCCGATCACCCGGGCGCCGAGCGCCACCGCGATCTGGGTGGCGAAGCTGCCGACCCCGCCGGCCGCGGCGTGGATCAGCACCGTCTCGCCGGCCTGCACGGCGAGCGCCTTGACCAGGCCCTGGTAGGCCGTCAGGCCCGCCAGCGGCAGCCCGCCGGCCTGTGCCCAGCTGAGCGCGGCGGGCTTGCGGGCCAGGGTGCGCACCGGGGCGGAGACCAGCTCGGCGTAGGTGCCGTGCTGGATGGCGTCCTTGCGGACGTAGCCGATCACCTCGTCGCCGACCGTGAACTCGGTGACGGACGGGCCCACCCGCTCGACCACGCCGGCCAGGTCCCAGCCCATGATCAGCGGGAAGTGGGCGTCCGTCACCGCGTCCAGCCGGCCGTCCCGGATCTTCCAGTCGACCGGGTTCACGCCGGCCGCCCGGACCCGGACGAGTACGGAGTCGGGGCCCACCTTGGGGTCGGGCAGGTCCAGGTATTCGACGACCTCGGGGCCGCCATAGGTATTGATCGCGATGGCCTTCATAGCCCTAGAGAACACGCTCGGCGGTTCGGGCGCAGCCGCCGCGCGCGGACTGCGTCGAGTCCGTCCGCCGAGCCGACGAGGTGTCGAGCCGATCGCGTCACATTGACACGATGTCCATCGTCAGAGTGACGCGAACCGGTTATCATAGATAACGTCAGAAAGACGAGAAGGCTGGGAGCGTCCGGCCGCACAGGAGGGCACCCGCCCGTGACCACCACCGTTGACACCACGTTCGCCGAGCCGACCGCCACACCGCTCGCCCTGCTGCTGCTCGGCCGCCAGGCCGATCCGAACAGCGAGCGCGGCGTGGAGTGCCCCGGCGACCTGCCGCCCGCCTCCGACCCCGACCTGGTCGAGCGCGCCCGCGCCGCCAAGGCGAAGCTCGGCGACCGCGTCTTCATCCTGGGCCACCACTACCAGCGCGACGAGGTCATCGAGTTCGCCGACGTCACCGGTGACTCCTTCAAGCTCGCCCGGGATGCCGCGGCCCGCCCGCAGGCCGAGTACATCGTCTTCTGCGGCGTGCACTTCATGGCCGAGTCGGCCGACATCCTGACCGGCGACACCCAGCAGGTCGTCCTGCCCGACCTGGCGGCCGGCTGCTCGATGGCCGACATGGCCACCGCCGAGCAGGTCGCCGAGTGCTGGGACGTGCTGCGCGAGGCCGGCATCGCCGAGCAGACCGTCCCGGTCTCG contains:
- a CDS encoding NADP-dependent oxidoreductase, whose translation is MKAIAINTYGGPEVVEYLDLPDPKVGPDSVLVRVRAAGVNPVDWKIRDGRLDAVTDAHFPLIMGWDLAGVVERVGPSVTEFTVGDEVIGYVRKDAIQHGTYAELVSAPVRTLARKPAALSWAQAGGLPLAGLTAYQGLVKALAVQAGETVLIHAAAGGVGSFATQIAVALGARVIGTAGEHNHAYLRSLGAEPVQYGDGLVERVRALAPDGVDAAFDLVGGQAVHASQQLVKQQGRIASIADGSVLGFGGHYVFVRPDAADLAALADLVDAGRLAVTVACTFPLAQAASAQQLSAEGRTRGKIVLLVD
- a CDS encoding Lrp/AsnC family transcriptional regulator, which gives rise to MSMSRSPEVGGVSLDETDRLLLAHLGRDGRASYAEIGLLANLSATAVRRRIDRLRSRGVVRGFTVVLDPELLGWQTEAFVEIYCRARTGPEEILASLRQFPEVVAAWTVTGDPDALVHLRASDTKHLEAVIERIRREPGVQRSRSSVVLSRLIG